In Mesorhizobium sp. 113-3-3, a genomic segment contains:
- the dusB gene encoding tRNA dihydrouridine synthase DusB, whose amino-acid sequence MVNLARLAAPLDVSGVEIRNRVFLAPMSGITDEPFRRRAHAHGAGLVVSEMVASGELAKGRAGFDLRIRHSGLPVHMVQLAGREAAHMAEGARIAAGEGADIIDINMGCPAKKVTGGYAGSALMLDLDHALSLIEAVVGAVKVPVTVKMRLGWDEGALNAPILARRAEQAGVKMVTVHGRTRCQFYQGKADWRAIARVKEAVSIPVVANGDVCSPAEAAAILDQSGADAVMVGRAHYGAPWIAGSVAAAAAGETAANVPRTPADLADYIVAHYEDMLALYGVESGLRQARKHLGWYLDRHAVGVADDDRKAILTTFDPARVIALLRNVFSRDPQLSSLRSAA is encoded by the coding sequence ATGGTTAACTTAGCCAGATTGGCCGCGCCTCTCGACGTCAGCGGCGTGGAAATCCGCAATCGCGTTTTCCTCGCGCCGATGTCGGGCATTACCGACGAGCCTTTCCGGCGGCGCGCCCATGCGCATGGCGCGGGCCTGGTCGTGTCCGAAATGGTGGCCAGCGGCGAACTCGCCAAGGGAAGAGCAGGCTTCGATCTGCGCATACGTCATTCGGGCCTGCCCGTCCATATGGTGCAGCTCGCCGGCCGCGAGGCGGCGCACATGGCCGAAGGCGCGCGGATCGCCGCAGGCGAGGGCGCCGACATCATCGACATCAACATGGGCTGCCCGGCCAAGAAGGTCACCGGTGGTTATGCCGGCTCGGCATTGATGCTGGATCTCGACCATGCGCTGTCGCTGATCGAGGCCGTGGTCGGCGCCGTCAAGGTGCCGGTGACGGTCAAGATGCGGCTCGGCTGGGACGAAGGCGCGCTCAATGCGCCCATCCTCGCGCGCCGCGCCGAGCAGGCCGGCGTCAAGATGGTGACGGTGCATGGCCGCACGCGCTGCCAGTTCTACCAGGGCAAGGCCGACTGGCGCGCCATCGCTCGCGTCAAGGAGGCCGTATCCATTCCGGTCGTTGCCAACGGCGATGTCTGTTCCCCTGCCGAGGCGGCCGCCATTCTTGACCAATCCGGCGCCGATGCGGTGATGGTCGGCCGCGCGCATTATGGCGCGCCGTGGATCGCCGGTAGCGTCGCAGCCGCGGCGGCAGGCGAAACCGCGGCCAACGTGCCGCGGACTCCCGCTGATCTGGCCGACTATATCGTCGCCCACTACGAGGACATGCTGGCGCTTTATGGCGTCGAGAGCGGTTTGCGCCAGGCACGCAAGCATCTGGGCTGGTATCTCGATCGCCATGCTGTTGGCGTCGCCGACGACGACCGAAAGGCGATCCTGACCACGTTCGATCCGGCTCGAGTCATTGCCTTGCTGCGCAATGTGTTTTCACGCGATCCGCAACTCTCGAGCCTGCGGAGCGCCGCATGA
- a CDS encoding CinA family protein, with protein sequence MSNAELANALLLACQHRGIMLATAESCTGGLIIAALTDIAGSSAVVDRGFITYSNEAKMEMLGVSAETLEAHGAVSRETVLEMAAGALAHSRASLALAVTGIAGPGGGSADKPVGLVWFGLALAGQPVVAERQLFGHKGREFIRHETVRHALKLGLQALSQD encoded by the coding sequence ATGAGCAACGCCGAGCTCGCAAACGCCCTGCTGCTGGCCTGCCAGCACCGTGGCATCATGCTGGCGACCGCCGAAAGCTGCACCGGCGGCCTGATCATCGCGGCGCTCACCGACATTGCCGGCTCCTCCGCCGTGGTCGACCGCGGCTTCATCACCTATTCCAACGAAGCCAAGATGGAGATGCTCGGTGTTTCCGCCGAAACGCTCGAGGCGCATGGGGCTGTGTCGCGCGAAACGGTGCTGGAGATGGCGGCCGGCGCGCTGGCGCATTCGCGCGCGAGCCTTGCTCTTGCCGTTACCGGCATTGCCGGCCCAGGCGGAGGTTCGGCTGACAAGCCGGTCGGTCTCGTCTGGTTCGGCCTTGCTCTTGCCGGCCAGCCGGTTGTCGCCGAGCGCCAGCTGTTTGGCCACAAGGGCCGCGAATTCATCCGCCACGAGACGGTAAGACACGCGCTGAAGCTGGGCCTGCAAGCGCTCAGCCAGGATTAA
- a CDS encoding bifunctional 2-C-methyl-D-erythritol 4-phosphate cytidylyltransferase/2-C-methyl-D-erythritol 2,4-cyclodiphosphate synthase, with protein sequence MTDGTENAGATGGVAVVIVAAGRGARAGQANGPKQYQNIGGRAVIAHTLEMFLAHPRTGRIVVAIHADDHDLFRQAAGAQAQRVIAVIGGPTRQESVRLGLLALKDDAPDRVLIHDAVRPFVDAELIDRTIAAIGENEGALPALPVADTLKRESAAGVVAETVSRSGLHAAQTPQGFPYGPILAAHDKAHQLGRLDFTDDAAIAEWARIPVKLVPGSPDNVKLTWARDIAMAHQRLSSERTHFPDIRTGNGYDVHAFEPGDHVTLCGVAIPHDKKLSGHSDADVGLHALTDALLATCGAGDIGTHFPPSDPQWKGAASRIFVEHAAKVVRERGGRIANADITLICEAPRVGPHREAMTAALSQMLGISADRISIKATTNEKLGFVGREEGIAAIATASVVFPGEVPE encoded by the coding sequence ATGACTGACGGAACTGAAAACGCGGGCGCGACAGGTGGGGTTGCGGTGGTGATCGTCGCCGCCGGCCGCGGCGCTCGTGCCGGCCAGGCCAACGGACCCAAGCAGTACCAGAACATCGGCGGCCGCGCCGTCATTGCGCATACGCTGGAGATGTTTCTTGCCCATCCGCGGACCGGTCGGATCGTCGTCGCCATCCACGCCGACGACCACGACCTGTTCCGGCAAGCGGCGGGCGCCCAGGCCCAGCGCGTTATCGCCGTCATTGGCGGGCCAACCAGGCAGGAATCCGTCCGGCTCGGGCTATTGGCGCTGAAAGACGACGCGCCAGACCGGGTTCTGATTCACGACGCCGTCCGACCGTTCGTCGACGCGGAGTTGATCGACCGCACCATCGCCGCCATCGGCGAGAACGAGGGAGCATTGCCCGCTTTGCCCGTCGCCGACACACTGAAGCGCGAGTCGGCCGCCGGGGTGGTCGCGGAAACCGTTTCCCGCAGCGGGCTGCACGCGGCGCAAACGCCGCAAGGTTTTCCCTACGGACCGATCCTTGCCGCGCACGACAAGGCACATCAGCTAGGCAGGCTGGACTTCACCGACGACGCGGCCATCGCCGAGTGGGCGCGGATTCCAGTCAAGCTCGTTCCGGGCTCGCCGGACAATGTCAAACTCACCTGGGCACGGGACATCGCCATGGCGCACCAGCGGCTTTCCAGCGAACGAACACATTTCCCCGACATCCGCACCGGCAATGGCTACGACGTCCACGCCTTCGAGCCCGGCGATCACGTCACACTGTGCGGTGTCGCCATTCCGCATGACAAGAAACTGTCCGGCCATTCCGATGCCGATGTCGGCCTGCACGCCTTGACCGACGCGCTGCTGGCGACCTGCGGCGCCGGCGATATCGGCACGCATTTTCCGCCGTCCGATCCGCAGTGGAAGGGCGCCGCGTCGCGGATCTTCGTCGAACACGCGGCAAAGGTGGTGCGCGAGCGCGGCGGGCGCATCGCCAATGCCGATATCACGCTGATCTGCGAAGCGCCGCGCGTCGGCCCGCATCGCGAGGCGATGACGGCGGCCCTGTCACAGATGCTGGGGATTTCCGCGGACCGCATCTCGATCAAGGCGACAACCAATGAGAAACTCGGCTTCGTGGGCCGCGAGGAAGGCATCGCGGCGATCGCGACCGCCAGCGTGGTGTTCCCCGGGGAGGTGCCGGAATGA